In one window of Paraflavitalea soli DNA:
- a CDS encoding TetR/AcrR family transcriptional regulator, with translation MGISERKEKQKTEIRKMILDASMKLFVEQGFENVSIRKIADLIEYSPTTVYLYFKDKDDILFNLHELGFQKMAEYNEGMWDIKNPLLRLHKMGENYIKFGTSHPEFYDIMFIMRAPMKTIENTVECEWKSGDTALGRLKETVQEAMDKGLIVKGNVEAVSMVIWSMVHGLVSLAIRDRFNKLVPAEAILPMMTQALNWLLETIDLTMKE, from the coding sequence ATGGGTATTTCAGAAAGAAAGGAAAAGCAGAAAACGGAGATCAGGAAGATGATCCTGGACGCATCTATGAAGCTGTTTGTGGAGCAAGGCTTTGAGAATGTTTCCATCCGTAAGATCGCCGACCTTATTGAATACAGTCCTACCACCGTATACCTCTATTTTAAGGATAAGGACGATATCCTGTTCAACCTCCATGAGCTTGGTTTTCAGAAGATGGCGGAATACAATGAAGGGATGTGGGATATTAAGAACCCGTTATTGCGCCTCCATAAGATGGGAGAGAACTATATAAAATTTGGGACCAGTCACCCGGAGTTCTATGATATCATGTTTATTATGCGGGCTCCCATGAAAACCATCGAAAATACGGTAGAATGTGAATGGAAGAGTGGTGATACCGCCTTGGGCAGGTTGAAGGAAACCGTGCAGGAGGCAATGGATAAAGGATTGATTGTTAAGGGTAATGTGGAGGCTGTGTCGATGGTGATCTGGAGTATGGTGCATGGCCTGGTATCCCTGGCGATACGTGACCGGTTCAATAAGCTGGTACCCGCCGAGGCTATATTACCCATGATGACCCAGGCCCTGAACTGGTTGCTGGAAACAATCGACCTGACCATGAAGGAATAG
- a CDS encoding TolC family protein encodes MFWTLIRTTVLVAGTFFAQATIAQTTLEGYLKKGLDSNLALRQQSFDVQKAQLDLKRARTLFYPQANITSQYTLANGGRTQDIPIGDLLNNVYSTLNELTSSSKFPQVPNQSIAFLPNDFHDTKLEVSVPVVNMDIRYNRQMKEEMIRTRQAGMDVYRRELVKTIKQAYYQYLQADRSVAIYNNAVSLVQENLRVSEKLVQNGTATKEAILRAKSQVSQVQALQIEATNNRQNAAAYFNFLLNQPLETALIIDSSVAQQFNATIPVALEVPEGREELAQLRSTQKVLTTNLKMNRSYLVPTLNAFYNIGFQGFQFKFNSDQFYQLGGLQFKWNIFRANDNKYKIQQSQLDLDALFNQYKEVEQQLSLQVRTAYNNYYSSLQSLQSLRDEVQSAQETYRLTERRFREGQALQLELIDIRSQLTNAQIRHSLAQLAVLTRAAEVERATASYKF; translated from the coding sequence ATGTTTTGGACACTCATCCGCACAACCGTGCTGGTGGCGGGGACCTTTTTTGCCCAGGCCACCATCGCCCAAACCACCCTGGAGGGCTATCTCAAAAAAGGGCTCGACAGCAACCTGGCCCTGCGCCAGCAGTCTTTCGATGTGCAGAAAGCGCAACTGGATCTTAAGCGCGCCCGCACTTTATTCTATCCCCAGGCCAATATCACTTCACAGTATACCCTGGCCAATGGGGGCCGTACGCAGGATATACCTATTGGCGATCTGCTCAACAACGTCTATTCTACACTGAATGAGTTGACCTCCTCCAGCAAGTTTCCCCAGGTGCCCAACCAGTCCATCGCTTTTTTGCCCAATGACTTTCACGATACGAAACTGGAAGTATCCGTGCCGGTAGTGAATATGGACATCCGCTACAACCGGCAGATGAAAGAAGAAATGATCCGTACCCGGCAGGCTGGTATGGATGTGTACAGGCGGGAACTGGTGAAAACAATTAAGCAGGCGTACTACCAGTATCTGCAGGCCGACAGATCGGTAGCGATCTATAACAATGCGGTAAGCCTGGTGCAGGAAAACCTGCGGGTAAGTGAGAAGCTGGTACAAAATGGCACGGCTACGAAAGAAGCCATACTGCGGGCCAAATCGCAGGTGAGCCAGGTGCAGGCATTGCAGATCGAAGCCACCAATAACCGGCAAAATGCAGCAGCCTATTTCAACTTCCTGCTCAACCAGCCTTTGGAAACAGCGCTCATTATTGATAGCAGCGTAGCCCAACAGTTCAACGCCACCATACCGGTAGCATTGGAAGTACCCGAGGGACGGGAAGAACTGGCGCAGCTCAGGAGCACGCAAAAAGTACTGACCACCAACCTGAAGATGAACAGATCATACCTGGTGCCTACGCTCAACGCGTTTTATAATATCGGTTTCCAGGGCTTTCAATTCAAGTTCAACAGCGATCAGTTTTACCAGCTGGGCGGCCTTCAATTCAAGTGGAACATTTTCCGGGCCAATGACAACAAGTATAAGATCCAACAGTCTCAGCTCGACCTGGATGCACTGTTCAACCAATACAAGGAAGTAGAGCAGCAATTGAGCCTGCAGGTGCGCACAGCCTATAATAATTATTATTCTTCCCTGCAAAGCTTACAGTCGCTGCGCGATGAAGTGCAAAGTGCCCAGGAAACCTATCGCCTTACCGAAAGGCGCTTCCGCGAAGGCCAGGCCCTGCAACTGGAATTGATCGATATACGCTCACAATTAACCAATGCACAGATCAGGCATTCGCTGGCCCAGCTGGCTGTATTAACAAGGGCTGCTGAAGTAGAGCGTGCCACTGCCTCCTATAAATTCTAA
- a CDS encoding efflux RND transporter periplasmic adaptor subunit — protein sequence MKKIWYSFRFLIITIAAFAVARCNQKTEAKTAAAVSDNAIAVKLQPVTDTSFAPVLRYSGTIASTTEATLSFKTGGIISRIYVKEGDHVVKGQLLATLDLTEINAQVQQAAQSAEKAQRDVTRARNLYNDTVATLEQLQNATTQEQVASEGLRIARFNQQYAQIRATENGTIVKKIMNEGEMAASGSPVFFVNGNAGSDWVMRFGVSDKDWAVLRKGNKGVVSLDAYPGKEFNGLVTQIAEGSDAANGTYEIEVKVLPDGVRFATGLFATVQLQPSALQQVTLVPIEALAEADGKTGFVYTVNSDQRTVQRHAVTIAFLEKNKAAIVRGLDGVQQVITDGVGYLTEKSIVKVVK from the coding sequence ATGAAAAAGATATGGTATTCATTCCGCTTCCTGATCATTACGATCGCTGCTTTTGCTGTGGCCCGCTGTAACCAAAAGACGGAAGCCAAAACCGCTGCTGCTGTTAGTGACAATGCTATTGCTGTAAAGCTTCAACCGGTAACTGATACCAGCTTTGCGCCGGTGTTGCGGTATTCCGGCACCATTGCTTCTACTACAGAGGCAACGCTGTCTTTCAAAACCGGGGGTATTATTTCAAGGATCTATGTAAAAGAAGGAGATCATGTGGTGAAAGGTCAGCTGCTGGCAACGCTCGATCTTACAGAGATCAATGCCCAGGTACAACAGGCGGCCCAAAGTGCGGAGAAAGCACAGCGGGATGTAACGAGAGCCAGGAATTTGTACAACGATACAGTAGCCACCTTGGAGCAATTACAGAATGCTACTACCCAGGAGCAGGTAGCCAGTGAAGGACTGCGTATTGCACGCTTCAACCAGCAGTATGCGCAGATAAGAGCTACCGAGAATGGCACTATTGTCAAAAAGATCATGAATGAAGGAGAAATGGCTGCTTCCGGCTCACCGGTATTTTTTGTGAATGGCAATGCGGGCAGTGACTGGGTAATGCGGTTTGGTGTATCAGATAAAGATTGGGCAGTGCTGCGGAAAGGCAATAAAGGAGTGGTATCGCTGGATGCCTATCCGGGGAAGGAATTCAATGGTCTCGTAACACAAATAGCCGAAGGATCGGATGCTGCCAATGGCACCTACGAAATAGAAGTAAAGGTACTGCCCGACGGTGTGCGCTTTGCTACGGGGCTGTTTGCAACGGTTCAGTTGCAGCCTTCAGCCCTGCAGCAGGTAACGCTGGTCCCCATTGAGGCTTTGGCAGAAGCAGATGGTAAAACGGGGTTTGTTTATACAGTCAACAGTGATCAGAGAACAGTGCAGCGCCATGCGGTGACCATCGCTTTTCTCGAAAAGAACAAAGCGGCTATAGTGCGTGGACTCGACGGCGTGCAGCAGGTGATCACGGATGGGGTAGGGTACCTGACAGAGAAATCTATCGTGAAGGTGGTAAAGTGA